A part of Caretta caretta isolate rCarCar2 chromosome 1, rCarCar1.hap1, whole genome shotgun sequence genomic DNA contains:
- the PHETA2 gene encoding sesquipedalian-2 isoform X2 — protein sequence MKLNERSVAHYATCDSPADHAGFLHKRVERHHHHHHATSYHRRWFILKGNLLFYFEDRESRDPLGLVVLEGCTVELCEAAEEFAFAIRFDDAGAKAYVLVADCQAAMEGWVKALSRASFDYMRLVVRELEKQLEDARKSLAACYKSPRKSSSGRKRHLSNPAMALVQEQPPILENGYSTWGSGYLPAGASCADHDGGCSKPPPLPPRRRLAAGSGCGALVTGLSLTGQESPMSPETACFSKLHNWYGQEIAEIRREWLESQRSGEL from the coding sequence ATGAAGCTGAACGAGCGAAGCGTGGCGCATTATGCCACATGTGACTCTCCGGCAGATCATGCTGGCTTCCTCCACAAGCGTGTCGAgcggcaccaccaccaccaccacgccaCCTCCTACCACCGTCGCTGGTTCATCCTCAAGGGCAACCTGCTGTTCTATTTTGAAGATCGTGAGAGCCGAGACCCCCTGGGGCTTGTTGTGCTGGAGGGCTGCACCGTGGAACTGTGCGAGGCTGCCGAGGAGTTTGCCTTTGCCATCCGCTTTGATGACGCTGGTGCCAAGGCCTACGTGCTGGTGGCTGACTGCCAGGCCGCCATGGAGGGATGGGTGAAGGCGCTTTCGCGAGCCAGCTTTGATTACATGCGTTTGGTGGTGAGAGAGCTGGAAAAGCAACTGGAGGATGCCCGTAAGAGCTTGGCTGCCTGCTACAAATCTCCAAGGAAGTCATCATCTGGCAGAAAAAGGCATTTGTCCAATCCTGCTATGGCGCTCGTCCAGGAGCAGCCTCCCATCTTGGAGAACGGTTACTCTACATGGGGCAGTGGTTACCTCCCTGCAGGGGCCTCCTGTGCTGACCACGATGGGGGGTGTTCCAAACCCCCGCCTCTGCCTCCTCGCCGGCGCTTGGCAGCTGGCAGTGGATGCGGAGCACTCGTCACTGGCCTCTCTTTGACTGGGCAGGAAAGCCCCATGTCTCCGGAGACAGCCTGTTTCTCCAAGCTACACAACTGGTACGGTCAGGAGATTGCAGAGATAAggagggagtggctggagagccAGAGGAGTGGGGAACTGTGA
- the PHETA2 gene encoding sesquipedalian-2 isoform X1, translating to MKDRGHKRDLKQCSVKLKELRQAYQKTREANGRSGSEPQTCRFYDELHAILGGSATTTPAVLFDSFNGDGGNTEAGFWDEEDDDEEVVDSSQKASGETGFPDSQELFLTLDLEPVPPEPTQGCLPDPPGEEGTSAACVSRITGSFPSQRLEKIRRRKKRTHDEMFSELVLSSHTDRAQTNAWRQTMSECRKAQNDREERWRAEESKWQAEERAEAERWRQRDERRQDSMLRLLEDQTNMLQRMVELQERQQEHRPPLQSLCNQLPSSPGSIASSPRRPRTWWGGLWPPGHSTPEDCPSNRRLAFNKF from the exons atgaaggacagaggccataagaGGGACCTGAAGCAATGcagtgtgaaacttaaggagctgaggcaagcctatcagaaaaccagagaggcaaacggccgctctgggtcagagccccaaacatgccgcttctatgatgagctgcatgccattttagggggttcagccaccactaccccagccgtgttgtttgactccttcaatggagatggaggcaacacagaagcaggtttttgggatgaggaagatgatgatgaagaagttgtagatagctcacagaaagcaagcggagaaaccggttttcccgacagccaggaactgtttctcactctggacctggagccagtaccccctgaacccacccaaggctgcctcccagacccaccaggcgaagaagggacctctg ctgcatgtgtttcaaggatcacaggatcttttccttcccagaggctagagaagattagaaggcgaaaaaaacgcactcatgatgaaatgttctctgagctcgtgctgtcctcccacactgacagagcgcagacgaatgcgtggaggcagacaatgtcagagtgcaggaaagcacaaaatgaccgggaggagaggtggcgggctgaagagagtaagtggcaggctgaagagagggctgaagctgaaaggtggcggcagcgtgatgagaggaggcaggattcaatgctgaggctgctggaggatcaaaccaatatgctccagcgtatggttgagctgcaggaaaggcagcaggagcacagaccgccgctacagtccctgtgtaaccaactgccctcctccccaggttcaatagcctcctcacccagacgcccaagaacatggtgggggggcctctggccacccggccactccaccccagaggattgcccaagcaacagaaggctggcattcaataagttttag
- the SMDT1 gene encoding essential MCU regulator, mitochondrial, with protein MAALAGRLLAAAAGSRGRAGPGGPRSGSAVTVVPARSETVTRSGAILAKPAKMPFGLLRVFTVVIPFLYVGTQISKNFAALLEEHDIFVPEDDDDDD; from the exons ATGGCGGCTCTGGCGGGACGCTTGTTGGCGGCAGCGGCCGGTTCCCGGGGGCGGGCGGGGCCCGGCGGGCCCCGGAGCGGCTCCGCGGTGACCGTCGTGCCTGCGCGGAGCGAGACTGTCACTCGCAGCGGGGCCATTTTAGCCAAGCCGGCAAAA ATGCCCTTTGGCCTCCTACGAGTATTTACCGTTGTGATCCCTTTCCTCTACGTTGGGACTCAGATCAGTAAGAATTTTGCAGCCTTGCTCGAGGAACATGATATCTTTGTCccagaggatgatgatgatgatgattaa
- the NDUFA6 gene encoding NADH dehydrogenase [ubiquinone] 1 alpha subcomplex subunit 6: MAAAGAGKVAKAAGAAVKPIFSRDLGEAKRRVRELYRAWYREVPNAVQLYQLDISVKQGRDKVREMFMRNAHVTDPRVIDILVIKGKMELQETARVWKQRTHIMRFFHETETPRPKDFLSKFYVGHDP; encoded by the exons ATGGCGGCGGCCGGGGCGGGGAAGGTGGCGAAGGCGGCGGGCGCGGCGGTGAAGCCGATCTTCAGCCGGGACCTGGGCGAGGCGAAGCGGCGGGTGCGGGAGCTGTACCGCGCCTGGTACCGGGAGGTGCCCAATGCCG TACAACTATACCAGTTGGACATCTCGGTGAAACAGGGGCGTGATAAGGTGCGGGAGATGTTCATGAGGAATGCCCATGTCACAGACCCCAGAGTGATTGACATACTGGTTATAAag GGGAAAATGGAACTACAGGAAACTGCTCGTGTATGGAAGCAGCGGACACACATCATGCGGTTTTTCCATGAGACAGAAACCCCACGACCCAAGGACTTTCTGTCCAAGTTCTATGTGGGCCATGACCCTTGA